The Dickeya poaceiphila DNA window GATCTGCTCAGCGAATGTTATCTGGTGACCAACCCAGCGCTGGGCTCCACCTCGCCTCATCGCGTGTATATCGCCCGTCGTGATGGCATACCAGTGGCCGCCGCGTTGGAAAGTATCGCGCCTGACGGCTATTCCGGCGCGATTCATCTGCTGATTGGCGCAGACTTTCATGGTACCGTGCTGGGCACACGCGTCACCGAACATCATGAAACACCGGGTCTCGGCGACAAGATAGACATTCGCGTTTCCGACTGGATAACCCGTTTTACCGGTCAGGCAATCACCGACCCGCAGGATAAGCGCTGGGCAGTAAAAAAAGACGGCGGCCAGTTTGACCAATTTACCGGTGCCACCATCACCCCGCGAGCCGTGGTGAATGCCGTGAAACGCAGCGCACTGTTTTTACAAACCTTGCCGCCGCGATTGTCCAGCCTGACGCCATGTGGAGACAAACCATGAACCAGACTAAAGAACTGGCCCTGCAGGGATTGTGGAAAAACAACTCTGCACTGGTGCAATTGTTGGGGCTGTGCCCGCTGCTGGCCGTCTCATCTACCGCCACCAACGCCATCGGGCTAGGATTGGCTACTACGCTGGTGCTGACATGCACCAATATTGCCGTTTCCGCATTGCGCCGCTGGGTACCGGGCGAGATTCGCATTCCGATTTACGTCATGCTTATCGCCTCCGTGGTCACCATCGTGCAAATGCTAATTAATGCTTACGCGTATGGGTTGTATCAGTCGCTGGGGATTTTCATCCCGCTGATCGTCACCAACTGCATCGTCATTGGGCGCGCAGAAGCGTTTGCATCAAAAAATACCGTCATACTGTCGGCACTGGATGGGCTTTTTATGGGACTGGGCGCAACCAGCGCACTGTTTGTACTGGGCGCAATGCGGGAAATCCTTGGCAACGGCACCCTGTTTGACGGCGCAGACCTGCTGCTGGGCAGTTGGGCGCGAGTGCTGCGGGTCGAAGTCGTACATATGGACTCGCCATTCCTGTTGATGATTCTGCCGCCCGGCGCGTTTATCGGGCTGGGGTTGATGCTGGCCAGCAAATACGTTATTGACGAGAGACGTAAACAGCGGCGCGCCCGTACGGTGCGTCCCGCTCCCTTTGGTTCGCATACGCTAGCGGAATAACATGAACAAAGAGAAACGGATTGCCATTCTTAGCCGCCTGCGGGATAGCAACCCGCATCCGACCACCGAGCTGAAATTCAACACCCCGTTTGAATTGCTCATTTCGGTGCTGCTGTCCGCACAGGCGACCGACGTCAGCGTCAACAAAGCAACGGAAAAGCTCTATCAGGTAGCGAATACGCCGCAGGCAATGTTGGATTTAGGCGTTGACGGCGTAAAGTCGTATATCAAAACCATCGGGTTGTTCAATAGCAAGGCGGAGAACATCATCAAAACCTGCCGCATTCTGCTGGAGAAGCATCAGGGCCAGATACCGGAAGATCGCGCTGCGCTGGAAGCACTGCCTGGCGTGGGCCGCAAAACGGCTAATGTGGTACTGAACACCGCGTTTGGCTGGCCCACTATCGCAGTAGATACTCATATCTTTCGCGTTTGCAATCGTACCAACTTTGCACCGGGCAAAACGGTCGAACAGGTAGAAGAAAAACTACTCAAATATGTTCCGGCGGAATTCAAGGTTGACTGCCACCACTGGCTGATTCTTCATGGTCGTTATACCTGCGTTGCTCGTAAACCACGCTGTGGCGCGTGCCTGATAGAAGATTTATGCGAATATAAAGAAAAGGTGGATATCTAACTGATTATCCTTTTATTTATCTGATTTCATGATCACAAGGGCAGGTTCTCACCTGCCCTTGTTGCGTTATGTGGTGATGTGAAAGCCAGTGCCTTATTTCACCGGTAATGTGATGTCTTTAAACATGGCTTCAATTTCTTCATTCGAACGCAAGGAAATGGCCTTATCTACCACGTCGCGTGTCAGGTGCGGCGCAAAACGATGAATAAAGTCGTACATGTAACTACGCAAAAACGTGCTACGACGAAAACCGATTTTAGTGGTGCTATAGCTGAACAGATTATCGGCATTGATAGCGACCAGATCAGGATCGCTGGTCGGCGTTACCGCCATGTTGGCAATAACGCCAACACCCAACCCTAGTCGGACATAGGTTTTAATCACATCAGCATCCGTCGCGGTGAACACAATGCGCGGTGTCAGCCCAGCGCGATTGAAAGCTGTATCCAGCTCAGAGCGGCCAGTAAAACCGAAGGTATACGTGACTATGGGGTACGCAGCCAGTTCCTCGATACTGATTTCGGTTTTCCCCGCCAAGGGATGATCGGGTTTCACCACCACAGCACGGTTCCAGTGATAACACGGCAGCATGATCAGGTCTTCATACAAATGTAGCGCTTCGGTAGCGATAGCGAAATCCGCCGACCCTTTCGCTACCGCCTCAGCAATTTGCATGGGCGAACCCTGATGCATGTGCAGCGACACTCGCGGATAACGCTCGATAAATCCCTTGATCACCTCAGGCAACGCGTAGCGCGCCTGGGTATGGGTGGTTGCGACATACAACGAACCTTTATCAGGATAAGTATGTTCACCGGCAACCGCCTTGATGGCATCCACCTTGGACAGTACCTCACGAGCGATACGAATGATTTCCTGCCCTGCAGGCGTCACCTGAGTCAAATGTTTTCCGCTGCGAGCAAAAATTTGAATACCCAGTTCATCTTCAAGCATCCGAACCTGTTTACTGATCCCCGGCTGTGAGGTGTACAACCCTTCGGCAGTGGAAGAAACGTTCAGATTGTGATTAACAACTTCAACGATATAACGAAGCTGTTGCAGTTTCATAAGTTATCCCATTCCGTAATATGTCATTCGCGGCGGCATCTGGGCTATTGACGTTATCTGCGTTGACAAGGTGGTGACAGCTCAATGCAACGGTGTAGATTCTCGCCAGGCAAATGCCACTTAATCATAAAAATTTATTTTATATAACCATTTTCTGTATTGGTTAGACAGTACTGGCACTGGAAAATGGGTTTTTATTTCCTTTTTATTATCGGCTGCCTGCGGATGATATTCATGGTTGATGGATCAAAAAAGCCAGCCTGTGCAGGCTGGCTTAACGTAATGTAACCGCTATCGATGGAAAAAAATACGGCTTTAGTCAATTATTGCCTTAATTAACGGGCACTTTCACCCCATTTCCCATCGACATAGAACACCGACCATCCCGTCGCCTTGCCTTCTTTTTCAGAAGCAACATACTGCTGTTTGGTCTTTCGGCTAAACCGCACCAGCGTTTTGTTGCCTTCCGGATCTGTTACCGGCGCATCGGCCAGATAACGCAATTTTTCCGGCAGACGGTCACGAAAACGCACCAGCTCTTCCACCAGTGGCGCACGCGTTTCCCGCGATTTCGGGAACGTATTCGCAGCCAGGAACACACCAGCCGCGCCATCACGCAACACAAAATAAGCATCGGATTTTTCGCACAACAACTCCGGCAGCGGCACCGGATCTTCTTTCGGCGGCGCGACTTCGCCATTACGCAAAATTTTGCGGGTATTGCTGCAATTCTCACCGGTACAGGCCATATATTTACCGAAACGCCCCATTTTCAGGTGCATTTCGGAACCGCATTTCTCGCATTCCACCACCGGGCCGTCATAACCTTTAAGCCGGAATTCGCCTTGCTCAATCTCATAGCCATCGCAGGACGGGTTGTTACCACACACATGAAGTTTACGCTGATTATCAATCAGGTAGCTGTCCATTGCGGTACCACACTTCGCACAACGACGACGAGCGCGCAACGCATTAGTTTCAGCCTCATCCCCCTCCAACACGTTTAGCACTTCGGCTTCCGGAATCAGGTTGATGGTGGTTTTGCAACGCTCCTTAGGCGGCAGCGCATAACCGGAGCAACCGAGGAATACCCCAGTACTGGCAGTACGAATTCCCATTTTGCGGCCACAGGTTGGACAATCAATGCTGGTCAGCACCACCTGGTTCGGCTTCATGCCACCCTCATCAGGCTCCATCTCGGCAGTTTCCAGCTGTTTACTGAACTCGGCGAAGAACTCATCCAGCACGGCCTTCCATTCGGCCTGACTATTCGCTACCAAATCGAGGCTATTTTCCATACGGGCAGTGAAATCGTAGTTCATCAGCTCGCGGAAGTTCTCTTCCAGCCGATCAGTAACGATTTCACCCATTTTTTCCGCATAGAAACGGCGATTCTCCACCCGCACATAACCACGATCTTGAATGGTGGAGATAATAGCGGCATACGTCGAAGGTCGGCCAATACCACGCTTTTCCAACTCCTTAACCAACGACGCTTCACTGTAACGCGCTGGCGGTTTGGTAAAGTGCTGGCTTGGCAACAGTTTTTCCAGCGACAAAGATTGCCCCACGTCTACCGCTGGCAAGGTGCGATCTTCATCGCTCTTACGCAGCGCAGGCATCACTTTGGTCCAGCCATCAAAACGCAGGGTTCTCCCCTTGGCGCGCAATTGATAATCACCGGCACTCACTACCAGTGTGGTGGAGTCGTATTGGGCTGGCATCATCTGACAAGCCACAAACTGCCGCCAAATCAGTTGATACAGTTTTTGCGCATCAGCTTCCATGTCTTTGAGTTGTTCGGCCAATACACTAACGTCAGAAGGTCGAATAGCTTCGTGCGCTTCCTGTGAATTTTCCTTACTGGTGTAGAGATTGGGCGCATCCGGCAGATAACGCTTACCGAACTCACCCTGGATATAATCACGCGCCATCGCCAGCGCATCCTGG harbors:
- the topA gene encoding type I DNA topoisomerase, giving the protein MGKALVIVESPAKAKTINKYLGNDYVVKSSVGHVRDLPTSGSGSTTKKGVEANGEKAKKAVKKDEKTALVNRMGVDPYHGWQAHYEILPGKEKVVSELKTLAQNADHVYLATDLDREGEAIAWHLREIIGGDDKRFSRVVFNEITKNAIRQAFDNPGELNINRVNAQQARRFMDRVVGYMVSPLLWKKIARGLSAGRVQSVAVRLVVEREREIKAFVPQEYWELHADLLTSTDIALQMQVTHHNGKPFRPVNQVQSQAAVALLEKASYVVAEREDKPTSSKPGAPFITSTLQQAASTRLGFGVKKTMMMAQRLYEAGHITYMRTDSTNLSQDALAMARDYIQGEFGKRYLPDAPNLYTSKENSQEAHEAIRPSDVSVLAEQLKDMEADAQKLYQLIWRQFVACQMMPAQYDSTTLVVSAGDYQLRAKGRTLRFDGWTKVMPALRKSDEDRTLPAVDVGQSLSLEKLLPSQHFTKPPARYSEASLVKELEKRGIGRPSTYAAIISTIQDRGYVRVENRRFYAEKMGEIVTDRLEENFRELMNYDFTARMENSLDLVANSQAEWKAVLDEFFAEFSKQLETAEMEPDEGGMKPNQVVLTSIDCPTCGRKMGIRTASTGVFLGCSGYALPPKERCKTTINLIPEAEVLNVLEGDEAETNALRARRRCAKCGTAMDSYLIDNQRKLHVCGNNPSCDGYEIEQGEFRLKGYDGPVVECEKCGSEMHLKMGRFGKYMACTGENCSNTRKILRNGEVAPPKEDPVPLPELLCEKSDAYFVLRDGAAGVFLAANTFPKSRETRAPLVEELVRFRDRLPEKLRYLADAPVTDPEGNKTLVRFSRKTKQQYVASEKEGKATGWSVFYVDGKWGESAR
- a CDS encoding electron transport complex subunit E; the encoded protein is MNQTKELALQGLWKNNSALVQLLGLCPLLAVSSTATNAIGLGLATTLVLTCTNIAVSALRRWVPGEIRIPIYVMLIASVVTIVQMLINAYAYGLYQSLGIFIPLIVTNCIVIGRAEAFASKNTVILSALDGLFMGLGATSALFVLGAMREILGNGTLFDGADLLLGSWARVLRVEVVHMDSPFLLMILPPGAFIGLGLMLASKYVIDERRKQRRARTVRPAPFGSHTLAE
- the rsxG gene encoding electron transport complex subunit RsxG, with protein sequence MLTTMRRHATTLALFAAFTTGLTALVNYLTEKTISQQVIMQQRALLDQVLPADRYNNDLLSECYLVTNPALGSTSPHRVYIARRDGIPVAAALESIAPDGYSGAIHLLIGADFHGTVLGTRVTEHHETPGLGDKIDIRVSDWITRFTGQAITDPQDKRWAVKKDGGQFDQFTGATITPRAVVNAVKRSALFLQTLPPRLSSLTPCGDKP
- the cysB gene encoding HTH-type transcriptional regulator CysB, whose translation is MKLQQLRYIVEVVNHNLNVSSTAEGLYTSQPGISKQVRMLEDELGIQIFARSGKHLTQVTPAGQEIIRIAREVLSKVDAIKAVAGEHTYPDKGSLYVATTHTQARYALPEVIKGFIERYPRVSLHMHQGSPMQIAEAVAKGSADFAIATEALHLYEDLIMLPCYHWNRAVVVKPDHPLAGKTEISIEELAAYPIVTYTFGFTGRSELDTAFNRAGLTPRIVFTATDADVIKTYVRLGLGVGVIANMAVTPTSDPDLVAINADNLFSYSTTKIGFRRSTFLRSYMYDFIHRFAPHLTRDVVDKAISLRSNEEIEAMFKDITLPVK
- the nth gene encoding endonuclease III, translated to MNKEKRIAILSRLRDSNPHPTTELKFNTPFELLISVLLSAQATDVSVNKATEKLYQVANTPQAMLDLGVDGVKSYIKTIGLFNSKAENIIKTCRILLEKHQGQIPEDRAALEALPGVGRKTANVVLNTAFGWPTIAVDTHIFRVCNRTNFAPGKTVEQVEEKLLKYVPAEFKVDCHHWLILHGRYTCVARKPRCGACLIEDLCEYKEKVDI